A window of Paremcibacter congregatus contains these coding sequences:
- a CDS encoding avidin/streptavidin family protein: MHLKKLCLSLPLLMLSTAFSQAMDCTKPVGDWRNDVKSVMSIEKVDPATGRITGTYISKNGAKNPMSGWLNTSAPVEGKHNATAIHLSVNWQGEGAITAWTGYCHMVDGSPVIQTEDLITFTNADFAWSHVISNHDTLVPVKQ, translated from the coding sequence ATGCATCTGAAAAAATTATGCCTTTCCCTCCCTCTCCTGATGCTATCGACCGCTTTCTCTCAGGCCATGGATTGCACCAAGCCGGTTGGCGACTGGAGAAATGACGTAAAGTCAGTGATGTCCATTGAGAAGGTTGACCCGGCCACTGGACGGATCACCGGCACCTACATCAGTAAAAACGGCGCGAAAAACCCGATGAGCGGCTGGCTCAACACCTCCGCCCCGGTGGAGGGCAAGCATAACGCCACCGCCATTCATCTGTCCGTCAACTGGCAAGGCGAAGGCGCGATCACCGCCTGGACCGGCTACTGTCATATGGTGGACGGTAGCCCGGTCATTCAAACCGAAGATCTGATCACCTTCACCAATGCCGACTTCGCCTGGAGCCATGTGATCTCGAATCATGACACGCTGGTGCCTGTCAAACAATAG